From one Citrobacter sp. Marseille-Q6884 genomic stretch:
- a CDS encoding TolC family outer membrane protein yields MRRVAPVAVLLALTLCSLRVNAEDEPQVITSEGLATSQMLPSLDGSVAELPLSAAAPGNLTLNDAVSRAVSWHPSIRESIGKLLSQNEQIDVAKSKYYPQVTAGMNNGYSNTYNDHGFSPSLVISVSQMLYDFGKVASQVRAETAGAAQQQANVLLSIDTVAHATANAIVQVQTWQQMVDAADEQLIALNGIGRLTRQRNDEGATSLSDVVQTDARIESARSQLAQYQANLDSSKATLMSYLGWNSLNSISNEFPVKLNSSCDVEKPDDRLVPAVLAAWAQANVAQANLDYANAQMTPTISLEPSVQHYLNDKYPSHDVLDKTQYSTWVKVEMPLYQGGGLTARRNAASHAVESAQYSIQRTRLEVRQKLLESRSQAMSLATALQILRRQQQLSERTRELYQQQYLDLGSRPLLDVLNAEQEVYQARFAELQTQNQLRQLQLNCLYNTGSLRQAFALNNRSIQSVEIKR; encoded by the coding sequence ATGAGACGTGTCGCCCCTGTCGCTGTACTGCTGGCATTAACGCTCTGTTCCTTACGGGTTAATGCTGAAGATGAACCTCAAGTCATTACGTCTGAAGGACTGGCCACCAGCCAGATGCTCCCTTCTCTGGATGGCTCCGTGGCTGAGCTACCGCTAAGCGCCGCCGCCCCCGGTAATCTGACACTGAACGACGCGGTAAGCCGCGCCGTAAGCTGGCACCCTTCTATCCGTGAATCCATCGGTAAACTGCTCTCGCAAAATGAGCAGATCGACGTGGCGAAATCAAAATATTATCCGCAGGTTACTGCCGGAATGAACAACGGCTACAGCAATACCTATAACGATCATGGTTTCAGTCCGTCGCTGGTCATTTCAGTCTCGCAAATGCTGTATGACTTCGGCAAAGTCGCAAGCCAGGTCCGCGCCGAAACCGCCGGGGCCGCACAGCAACAGGCTAACGTATTACTCAGCATTGATACCGTCGCCCACGCAACCGCTAACGCCATTGTTCAGGTTCAGACATGGCAACAAATGGTGGATGCCGCCGACGAGCAGCTTATCGCACTCAATGGTATTGGTCGGCTGACCCGACAGCGTAATGATGAAGGGGCAACGTCGCTTTCAGATGTGGTGCAAACCGATGCGCGTATTGAGTCCGCGCGGTCACAGCTGGCGCAGTATCAGGCCAATCTCGACAGCAGTAAGGCGACGCTGATGAGCTATCTTGGCTGGAACTCGCTCAACAGCATCAGCAATGAGTTTCCGGTAAAACTGAACAGCAGTTGCGATGTAGAAAAACCGGACGATCGCCTGGTTCCTGCGGTACTGGCGGCATGGGCGCAGGCGAATGTCGCCCAGGCAAATCTGGATTACGCCAACGCGCAGATGACGCCGACCATCTCCCTTGAGCCGTCCGTTCAGCACTATCTCAATGATAAATATCCCAGCCATGACGTGCTCGATAAAACCCAGTACTCAACGTGGGTAAAAGTGGAGATGCCGCTGTATCAGGGCGGCGGTCTCACCGCCCGACGCAATGCTGCCAGCCACGCGGTCGAGTCTGCACAATATTCTATCCAGCGTACCCGCCTCGAAGTCCGCCAAAAATTACTGGAGTCCCGCAGCCAGGCGATGAGTCTCGCCACTGCCCTGCAAATTTTGCGTCGCCAGCAGCAACTGAGCGAACGCACCCGCGAGCTTTATCAGCAGCAGTATCTGGATCTCGGTTCTCGTCCACTGCTCGATGTACTTAACGCCGAGCAGGAAGTGTATCAGGCGCGCTTTGCCGAACTGCAAACGCAAAACCAGCTTCGTCAGCTACAGCTGAACTGCCTCTACAACACCGGATCGTTACGTCAGGCGTTCGCCTTAAATAACCGCAGCATTCAGTCAGTGGAGATAAAACGATGA
- a CDS encoding helix-turn-helix domain-containing protein — MSDTNKFRALRLQRAWSQEQLAELTGLSTRTVQRIENGESPSLETLSALAAVFEVSVTELSTPENDGDNALDQRITETRARIDEERRFYSSIFSALVVCLLLFMLNHFTSPGRFWSLWVAAIWFALIAMRGVKIFLFRGLINKWQQKRLRHLLRK; from the coding sequence ATGAGTGACACGAATAAGTTCAGGGCGCTGCGCCTGCAGCGAGCCTGGTCGCAGGAGCAGCTAGCCGAATTAACCGGCCTGAGCACGCGTACTGTACAGAGGATCGAGAACGGCGAGAGCCCCAGCCTGGAAACGTTGAGCGCCTTAGCTGCCGTGTTCGAGGTAAGCGTTACGGAGCTTTCAACTCCGGAAAATGACGGGGACAACGCACTCGATCAGCGAATTACCGAAACGAGAGCCAGGATAGACGAGGAACGCCGGTTTTACAGCTCAATATTTTCAGCGCTCGTCGTTTGCCTGCTGCTATTCATGCTTAATCACTTCACGTCTCCTGGCCGCTTTTGGTCGCTATGGGTTGCTGCTATCTGGTTTGCGTTAATTGCAATGCGAGGAGTGAAGATATTTTTGTTTCGGGGACTGATTAACAAATGGCAGCAGAAGAGGCTCCGACACCTGCTCCGCAAATAA
- a CDS encoding VOC family protein: MRTQKRCMGYVALVVDDYDRAIEYYTKKLGFTLVEDTPQPGKRWVVVTPNPESDCNLLLARASNERQEGFIGNQCGGRVFLFLQTDDFWRDYNAMKLKGVKFSEEPREEEYGTVVVFEDLYGNRWDLYQNK, encoded by the coding sequence ATGAGAACGCAGAAGCGATGCATGGGATATGTAGCACTGGTGGTTGATGACTATGATAGGGCAATTGAGTATTACACTAAAAAGCTGGGTTTCACTCTCGTTGAGGATACACCACAACCGGGGAAACGCTGGGTCGTAGTAACACCTAACCCCGAAAGCGATTGCAATCTTCTTTTAGCTCGTGCGTCAAATGAAAGGCAGGAAGGTTTTATCGGCAATCAATGCGGTGGCAGGGTTTTTCTTTTTCTCCAGACTGATGACTTCTGGCGCGACTACAACGCTATGAAATTAAAAGGCGTGAAATTCTCTGAGGAGCCTCGTGAAGAGGAGTACGGAACAGTAGTGGTATTTGAAGACCTTTACGGCAACCGCTGGGATCTTTACCAGAACAAGTAA
- a CDS encoding type I secretion system permease/ATPase — MSHNDPHAENAIAEPALSQWAQAITHIASHYRVTCSPGAIQANAPWFAGKPRTLALTQLARQAGLSFHPLDTAKVVFSQWRLPVVAELRDGQIMVIEHFNGEDTLDVFVITEEGQRNRLSVADLLPEIHTITALRPLSALKDSRVDRYISRFKPDWMRELVLQDFRPYLPVMIAAFLINVLSLAGIIFSMQVYDRVIPAQSYPTLYVLSTGVLVAVLFGFLLREARTHIMDLLGKRADMRISDRVFSHALRLRNSAVPRSTGSFISQLRELEQIREMITSSTLSTLVDLPFFFLFIVVLACIAPPLAWIAPVAALLMILPGLLLQKKLAVLANQAAHESTLRNAVLVESVQGLEDIKLMQAENRFLQQWNSYIRITGESGLRTRKLTQGLIGWGMSVQSLVYAAIIMFGAPMVIEGTMTTGAVVAASMLGSRMIAPMANLCGVLARWQQVKAAKMGLDSIMQLPTETQHDENRVHQEIFHGHYLFENAHFRYHSYDQRVPLRISRLEIMPGERVAILGRNGAGKSTLLQAMAGGVEIIQGDVRLDNLSLAQIDMADLRRNIGFLSQNARLFFGTLRENLTLGAPHASDAQIFEALEVSGAATFVKQLAKGLAHPIMEGGNGLSGGQRQSILLARMLLRSPNIVLLDEPSASLDEHTEREFIQRLNQWLGNRTLIVATHRVPVLELVERVVVLKEGQLVMDAPKAQALSASRAPTQTHGREWKNENQSA; from the coding sequence ATGAGCCACAATGATCCGCATGCTGAAAACGCGATTGCAGAACCCGCCCTCAGTCAATGGGCGCAGGCGATAACCCACATTGCCAGCCACTACCGTGTCACCTGCTCGCCCGGTGCGATTCAGGCCAACGCGCCCTGGTTTGCCGGGAAACCCCGGACGCTGGCTCTGACACAGCTGGCACGTCAGGCTGGGCTTTCCTTTCATCCGCTGGATACGGCAAAGGTGGTGTTCAGTCAGTGGCGTTTACCGGTTGTTGCCGAGCTTCGCGACGGCCAGATTATGGTGATAGAACATTTCAACGGTGAAGATACGCTGGATGTTTTTGTCATTACCGAAGAGGGACAACGCAACCGGCTGTCAGTTGCCGATTTGCTGCCGGAGATCCACACCATCACCGCGCTGCGTCCGTTGTCAGCGCTGAAAGACAGTCGGGTAGACCGCTATATTTCGCGTTTTAAACCCGACTGGATGCGCGAACTGGTGTTACAGGATTTCCGCCCCTACCTGCCAGTCATGATCGCCGCATTCCTGATTAACGTCCTGTCACTCGCCGGGATCATCTTTTCCATGCAGGTTTACGACCGGGTGATCCCGGCGCAGTCGTACCCGACACTGTATGTCCTCTCAACCGGCGTGCTGGTCGCGGTGCTGTTTGGTTTTCTGCTGCGCGAGGCACGTACACATATTATGGATCTGCTCGGTAAACGCGCCGATATGCGTATTTCCGATCGCGTATTCAGCCACGCCCTGCGACTGCGCAACAGCGCGGTTCCCCGTTCGACCGGGAGCTTTATTTCCCAGTTGCGCGAACTCGAGCAAATACGCGAGATGATCACCTCCTCAACCCTCTCCACCCTCGTCGATCTGCCGTTCTTCTTTTTGTTTATCGTGGTGTTGGCCTGTATCGCGCCACCGCTGGCGTGGATCGCCCCCGTCGCCGCCCTGCTGATGATCCTGCCGGGTCTGCTGCTGCAGAAAAAGCTGGCCGTGCTCGCCAACCAGGCGGCGCATGAATCCACCCTGCGCAACGCGGTACTGGTCGAGAGCGTGCAAGGGCTGGAAGACATCAAACTGATGCAGGCAGAGAACCGTTTTTTGCAGCAGTGGAACAGCTACATTCGCATTACCGGCGAATCGGGGCTGCGGACACGCAAGCTGACTCAGGGGCTGATCGGCTGGGGCATGTCGGTACAAAGTCTGGTGTACGCTGCCATTATTATGTTCGGCGCGCCCATGGTCATTGAAGGCACGATGACCACCGGGGCGGTCGTGGCGGCCTCGATGCTGGGCTCAAGGATGATCGCTCCGATGGCGAATCTGTGTGGCGTCCTGGCTCGCTGGCAGCAAGTCAAAGCGGCAAAGATGGGGCTGGACAGCATTATGCAGCTCCCCACGGAAACGCAGCACGATGAAAACCGGGTGCATCAGGAGATTTTTCATGGTCACTATCTCTTTGAAAACGCGCATTTTCGCTACCACAGCTACGATCAGCGCGTCCCGCTTCGCATCTCGCGTCTGGAAATCATGCCCGGGGAGCGCGTTGCTATCCTCGGTCGTAACGGTGCAGGTAAATCCACACTGCTCCAGGCGATGGCAGGCGGTGTGGAGATAATCCAGGGCGATGTTCGTCTCGATAACCTGAGTCTGGCGCAAATCGATATGGCTGATTTACGCCGAAACATCGGGTTTCTTAGCCAAAACGCACGGCTGTTTTTCGGCACATTGCGCGAGAACCTGACGCTTGGCGCCCCGCACGCCAGCGATGCGCAGATCTTCGAGGCGCTGGAGGTCAGCGGTGCAGCCACCTTTGTGAAACAGCTCGCCAAAGGGCTGGCTCACCCCATTATGGAGGGAGGGAATGGGCTTTCCGGCGGTCAGCGGCAGTCGATTTTGCTGGCAAGAATGCTGCTGCGCTCACCCAATATCGTCCTGCTCGATGAGCCAAGTGCCTCCCTGGATGAACACACCGAGCGGGAGTTTATTCAGCGGTTAAACCAGTGGCTGGGCAACCGTACGCTGATCGTTGCCACCCATCGCGTTCCGGTTCTGGAACTGGTCGAACGCGTGGTGGTGTTAAAAGAAGGTCAACTGGTGATGGATGCCCCGAAAGCACAGGCACTGAGTGCGAGCCGGGCCCCTACGCAGACTCACGGTCGGGAGTGGAAAAATGAAAACCAATCCGCATGA
- a CDS encoding HlyD family efflux transporter periplasmic adaptor subunit: MDDLDIRREHRFSGASRIILLSTLLFVVVGVWAYFGKLDEVSTGSGKVIPSSREQVLQSLDGGILAELTVREGDKVQANQIVARLDPTRSESNVGESAARYRASLASSARLNAEVNDLPLTFPKELNAWPELIASETRLYKSRRAQLADSMVELQDALVSVNKELTITQRLEKSGAASHVEVLRLQRQKSDLGLKITDLRSQYYVQAREALSKANAEVDMLAAILKGREDSVTRLTVRTPMRGIVKNIQVTTIGGVIPPNGEMMEIVPVDDHLLIETRLSPRDIAFIHPGQRALVKITAYDYAIYGGLEGVVETISPDTIQDKVKPEIFYYRVFIRTHQDYLQNKLGRHFSIVPGMIATVDIKTGEKTIVDYLIKPFNRAKEALRER, translated from the coding sequence ATGGATGACCTCGATATCCGTCGCGAACACCGCTTTTCCGGGGCCAGTCGTATTATCCTGCTCAGTACGTTGCTGTTTGTCGTCGTCGGTGTCTGGGCGTATTTTGGCAAACTGGACGAAGTCTCAACCGGCAGCGGGAAAGTGATCCCCAGCTCCCGCGAGCAGGTGCTGCAGTCGCTCGACGGAGGGATCCTCGCAGAACTGACGGTGCGCGAAGGCGATAAAGTGCAGGCGAATCAGATTGTGGCTCGCCTCGACCCGACCCGTTCGGAATCCAACGTCGGTGAAAGCGCCGCCCGATACCGCGCCTCGCTGGCTTCCAGCGCGAGACTCAATGCCGAAGTCAACGATCTGCCGCTGACCTTCCCCAAAGAGCTAAACGCCTGGCCGGAACTTATCGCCTCCGAAACCCGATTGTATAAGAGTCGTCGGGCGCAGCTTGCCGACTCGATGGTGGAGCTGCAGGATGCGCTGGTGTCGGTTAATAAAGAGCTGACGATTACCCAACGGCTGGAAAAAAGCGGTGCAGCCAGCCACGTGGAAGTGCTGCGTCTGCAACGTCAAAAAAGCGATCTGGGGCTGAAGATAACCGACCTGCGCTCGCAATATTACGTGCAAGCGCGTGAAGCGTTGTCGAAAGCCAACGCCGAAGTGGATATGCTTGCGGCCATTTTAAAAGGGCGCGAAGACTCCGTCACCCGTCTGACCGTGCGCACCCCGATGCGTGGCATCGTAAAAAACATTCAGGTCACCACCATTGGCGGCGTTATTCCCCCTAACGGCGAGATGATGGAGATCGTGCCAGTGGACGACCACCTGCTCATTGAAACGCGCCTGTCGCCGCGCGATATCGCCTTTATCCATCCCGGTCAGCGCGCGCTGGTGAAGATCACCGCCTATGACTACGCCATTTATGGCGGGCTGGAAGGTGTAGTGGAAACCATCTCCCCGGATACAATCCAGGACAAAGTGAAGCCCGAAATCTTCTACTACCGTGTGTTTATCCGCACCCATCAGGACTATCTGCAGAACAAACTGGGGCGTCATTTCTCCATCGTCCCAGGCATGATTGCCACAGTGGATATAAAAACAGGTGAAAAAACCATCGTTGACTATTTAATCAAACCGTTTAATCGCGCAAAAGAAGCACTACGCGAGCGGTAA